A window of the Serratia sarumanii genome harbors these coding sequences:
- a CDS encoding GNAT family N-acetyltransferase — translation MPSFNPSAPYFSERLQMRPPVMADLERFYAIFGDPQTQLFNPAGPLTSEAQAASALQERLTGWRQHGYGSWALALRERPDWVIGFGGLSWKPLGAQRTVNLGYRFDTRVWGMGLATEMARASLQYGFVGLGLGEISAIVRAENQASWRVLEKIGMQRVDTLDDVPGAAPSLVYTLKRGDYQG, via the coding sequence ATGCCGAGCTTTAATCCTTCAGCCCCGTACTTCAGCGAACGCCTGCAGATGCGGCCGCCGGTGATGGCGGACCTCGAACGTTTCTACGCCATCTTTGGCGATCCGCAAACCCAGCTTTTCAACCCCGCCGGCCCGCTCACCAGCGAAGCGCAGGCCGCTTCGGCGCTGCAGGAGCGGCTCACCGGCTGGCGGCAACACGGCTACGGCTCCTGGGCGCTCGCCCTGCGCGAACGGCCGGATTGGGTTATCGGGTTTGGCGGGTTGTCTTGGAAACCGCTCGGCGCGCAGCGCACCGTGAACCTCGGCTATCGCTTCGACACCCGCGTCTGGGGCATGGGGCTGGCCACCGAGATGGCGCGGGCTTCACTGCAATACGGGTTTGTCGGGCTGGGTCTGGGTGAGATTTCCGCCATTGTGCGCGCGGAGAATCAGGCTTCGTGGCGGGTGCTGGAAAAGATCGGCATGCAGCGTGTGGATACGCTGGATGACGTGCCCGGCGCGGCGCCGAGCCTGGTGTATACGCTAAAGCGCGGCGACTATCAGGGCTGA
- a CDS encoding DeoR/GlpR family DNA-binding transcription regulator: MSKLLPNERHQAILDTLRQQGRVLALEMAQRLNTTEATIRRDLRQLAAQNLCKRIYGGALAPTPAEGPVAARMALSGDEKLALAQTALGLIGEEQLIFLDAGSTHLYLADLLPRDRRLTVVTNALSIAGKMLERPGLRTILIGGELDAQVGGCVDAKAAEEIDGFHFDLVFTGICAYDPDGGFSALSYQDATFKKRLLTRAGSVAVLCTRDKLNTYAPYPFLPAGRVDHLVTARGAHPQLELRVAQGGGQVWHSDLPTGE, encoded by the coding sequence ATGTCCAAACTGCTACCGAATGAGCGCCACCAGGCCATTCTCGACACGCTTCGCCAACAGGGGCGGGTGCTGGCGCTGGAGATGGCGCAGCGGCTAAATACCACCGAAGCCACCATCCGCCGCGATCTGCGCCAGCTGGCGGCGCAGAATCTGTGCAAACGCATCTATGGCGGCGCGCTGGCGCCGACGCCGGCCGAGGGGCCCGTTGCGGCGCGCATGGCGCTCAGCGGCGATGAGAAGCTGGCGCTGGCGCAGACCGCGCTGGGGTTGATCGGTGAAGAGCAGCTGATCTTCCTCGACGCCGGCAGCACCCACCTGTATCTGGCGGATCTGTTGCCGCGCGATCGGCGTTTGACGGTGGTGACCAATGCGTTGAGCATCGCCGGCAAAATGCTGGAACGGCCGGGGCTCCGCACCATTCTGATCGGCGGCGAGCTGGATGCGCAGGTTGGCGGCTGCGTGGACGCCAAGGCCGCGGAAGAGATAGACGGTTTCCATTTCGATCTGGTGTTCACCGGCATCTGCGCCTACGACCCGGACGGCGGCTTTTCCGCGCTGAGCTACCAGGATGCCACGTTCAAAAAGCGGCTGCTGACGCGCGCCGGCAGCGTGGCGGTGCTGTGTACCCGCGATAAGCTCAATACCTACGCCCCTTACCCCTTCCTGCCCGCCGGGCGGGTGGATCATCTGGTGACGGCGCGCGGCGCGCACCCGCAGCTCGAGCTGCGGGTGGCGCAGGGCGGTGGCCAGGTTTGGCACAGCGATTTACCGACCGGAGAATGA
- a CDS encoding thiol-disulfide oxidoreductase DCC family protein has protein sequence MTPLSPLPYLQPGDRALLFDGECNLCHGLVRYLIRADRQRCILLATVQSVEGQAILQALGLPTDRFDSVVYVEQGCYWLRSAALFQALRQLGWPYRVLALARYLPPRLADKVYDAVAGNRYRLFGRNDGTGLPGADQPGRYLPRRRESPA, from the coding sequence ATGACCCCTTTATCACCATTGCCCTATCTCCAGCCCGGCGATCGCGCGCTGTTGTTCGACGGCGAATGCAATCTGTGTCACGGGCTGGTGAGGTATCTTATTCGCGCCGATCGGCAGCGGTGCATTCTGTTGGCGACGGTGCAATCCGTCGAAGGGCAGGCGATCCTGCAGGCGTTGGGGCTGCCGACCGATCGTTTCGATTCCGTGGTCTATGTTGAGCAGGGGTGCTATTGGCTGCGTTCGGCTGCGCTGTTCCAGGCGCTGCGCCAATTGGGGTGGCCGTACCGCGTGCTGGCGCTGGCGCGTTACCTGCCGCCGCGGCTGGCGGACAAGGTCTACGACGCGGTCGCCGGCAATCGCTACCGGCTGTTTGGCCGCAACGACGGCACCGGCCTGCCGGGCGCCGATCAGCCCGGGCGCTATCTGCCCCGGCGGCGGGAATCGCCGGCCTGA
- a CDS encoding type I restriction endonuclease encodes MNAFRDKLKAHVLHVASVGQHCNTEETTKQALILPLLETLGFHPYDPTKVKAEYGADFPGVKVGERVDYALFCHAVPVMFIEAKSFNQNLSNHSPQLSRYFNATPEVTVSAITNGKEWRFFTDLKDKNIMDDSPFLKIDFNNLNDSDIDQLYRFRHDQFQPEALRTLAEESIYLTSFTKTISASLRDVDSDFVRYVASRSNVQRQLNQRFLDTITPLVRLAVEKAVSAMVVSGLSVTSESVVTSESPDEGETQNRPDPLAPIVDPENSKIVTTFAERCLFDNVAMILGTEAELVAKDTESYYSILFQGKTTRWILRYFDNKQRPTILLPLEIDDARQAEITRAGLELAAGGHIIIDRPENILRLTGLIVDSYQYCINDENFRQKRKDKQES; translated from the coding sequence ATGAATGCATTCAGAGATAAGCTTAAGGCCCATGTTCTTCATGTGGCCTCTGTTGGCCAGCATTGCAATACTGAGGAAACGACTAAGCAGGCATTAATTTTGCCGTTATTAGAAACCTTAGGCTTTCATCCGTATGACCCCACTAAGGTGAAGGCAGAGTATGGTGCTGATTTTCCAGGTGTTAAAGTGGGTGAGCGCGTTGATTACGCCCTTTTTTGCCATGCGGTTCCCGTCATGTTCATCGAGGCGAAGTCTTTCAATCAAAATCTGTCAAACCATAGTCCCCAGCTATCTCGCTATTTTAATGCGACACCAGAGGTCACGGTTTCTGCAATAACTAATGGAAAAGAATGGCGATTTTTCACCGATCTGAAAGATAAGAACATCATGGATGATTCGCCATTCCTGAAAATAGATTTTAATAATCTAAACGATTCTGATATTGATCAGCTTTATAGATTTAGACACGACCAATTTCAGCCTGAAGCGCTGCGAACGTTAGCTGAAGAAAGTATCTATCTGACTTCATTTACAAAAACTATCAGCGCCAGCCTTCGAGACGTTGATTCAGATTTTGTTCGTTATGTGGCAAGTCGCTCTAACGTTCAGCGTCAGCTAAACCAACGTTTTTTGGACACAATAACGCCATTGGTTCGTTTGGCTGTTGAAAAAGCAGTGAGTGCGATGGTCGTTTCTGGTCTGTCAGTGACGTCGGAAAGTGTTGTAACGTCTGAGTCACCAGATGAAGGTGAAACGCAAAACAGACCCGACCCGCTCGCCCCGATCGTTGACCCCGAGAATAGTAAAATAGTGACGACCTTTGCAGAAAGGTGCCTGTTTGACAATGTGGCGATGATCTTGGGCACTGAGGCAGAGCTGGTTGCGAAAGATACCGAAAGCTATTACAGCATCCTCTTTCAAGGGAAGACGACGCGTTGGATTCTGCGTTATTTCGACAATAAGCAACGCCCAACCATTTTGCTTCCGCTTGAGATAGACGATGCCAGGCAGGCTGAGATAACTCGCGCCGGCCTGGAGTTGGCAGCAGGGGGGCATATCATTATCGACCGCCCGGAAAATATTTTGCGGCTAACGGGGTTGATCGTTGATTCTTACCAATATTGTATTAATGACGAAAACTTTAGGCAGAAGAGAAAAGATAAGCAGGAAAGCTAG
- a CDS encoding class I SAM-dependent methyltransferase has translation MSISNSHKNAVDRQFGEQANAYLTSAVHAQGKDLQRLAQLLEPHAGARLLDLGCGAGHASFTAAARVAQVVAYDLSAQMLAVVEQAAAEKGLNNIQLQQGVAESLPFEDAGFDLVISRYSAHHWHDVGQALREVRRVLKPGGRAIFMDVVSPGHPLLDIYLQTVEVLRDTSHVRNYAPGEWLTLLTEAGLVVREVTSDRLMLEFGSWVARMRTPAHFVTAIRALQQSVSQEVAAHFAIQPDGTFTSDIMMFEVTKG, from the coding sequence ATGAGCATCAGCAACAGCCATAAAAACGCGGTAGACCGGCAGTTCGGCGAGCAGGCCAACGCCTACTTAACCAGCGCGGTACACGCGCAGGGCAAGGATTTGCAGCGCCTTGCACAGTTACTGGAACCGCACGCCGGCGCGCGCTTGCTCGATCTGGGCTGCGGCGCCGGGCATGCCAGCTTCACGGCGGCGGCCAGGGTGGCACAGGTGGTGGCCTACGATCTGTCGGCGCAGATGCTGGCGGTGGTGGAGCAGGCGGCGGCGGAAAAAGGCCTGAACAACATTCAGCTGCAGCAGGGCGTGGCGGAGTCTTTGCCGTTTGAGGACGCCGGCTTCGATCTGGTCATCAGCCGCTATTCGGCGCACCACTGGCACGACGTCGGCCAGGCGCTGCGTGAGGTCAGGCGGGTACTCAAGCCGGGCGGCAGAGCGATCTTTATGGACGTGGTCTCGCCGGGGCATCCGCTGTTGGATATCTATCTGCAAACCGTGGAAGTGCTGCGCGACACCTCACACGTGCGCAACTATGCGCCGGGCGAGTGGCTGACGTTGCTGACCGAAGCCGGGCTGGTGGTGCGCGAGGTGACGTCGGATCGGTTGATGCTGGAGTTTGGCAGTTGGGTGGCGCGCATGCGCACGCCGGCGCATTTCGTTACCGCGATCCGCGCGCTGCAGCAAAGCGTGTCGCAGGAGGTGGCGGCGCATTTCGCCATTCAGCCGGACGGCACCTTTACCAGTGATATCATGATGTTTGAAGTGACGAAGGGCTGA
- a CDS encoding VOC family protein, with amino-acid sequence MKIAHVALWTRDIDAQLAFWQRYFNAEAGEEYVSRNRPGFVSRFVSLAAGPTLEIMRVPTLLPAQAQEERVGWAHIALSLGDEGQVDRLAQRAQQEGILLSAPRWTGDGFYEAVIRDPDGNAIEITA; translated from the coding sequence ATGAAAATAGCCCATGTAGCCCTGTGGACCCGCGACATCGACGCGCAGCTGGCGTTCTGGCAGCGCTATTTCAACGCTGAGGCGGGCGAGGAGTATGTCAGCCGCAACCGGCCGGGGTTTGTTTCCCGCTTCGTCAGCCTGGCGGCCGGGCCGACGCTGGAGATCATGCGCGTGCCGACGCTGTTGCCGGCGCAGGCCCAGGAAGAGCGGGTGGGCTGGGCGCACATCGCGCTGTCGCTGGGGGATGAGGGGCAGGTCGATCGGTTGGCGCAGCGCGCGCAGCAGGAGGGTATCCTGCTGTCCGCGCCGCGCTGGACCGGCGATGGCTTCTACGAGGCCGTCATCCGCGATCCGGACGGCAACGCGATTGAAATCACCGCCTGA
- a CDS encoding helix-turn-helix transcriptional regulator, which yields MSSEALSGPKALGAFLRAHRERITPEMLGLPSSSRRRTSGLRREELAQISGISATWYTWIEQGREVSISPFTLARIAKALRLGPAERHYLFTLARVADPEQETHRETANDGVLQSVHQMTVPCYLLDVTWNVVAWNPQAAALFSGWLDVANSPNLLHFMFFHPLAKTLVSDWEERARRVVAEFRAETSHHQNTEEMRAFVRNMTHNSADFNHWWKQHDVMAREGGERAFEHPQQGTLRYRQLTFHPAEHGGLKLVMLIPLP from the coding sequence ATGTCATCAGAAGCCTTATCCGGGCCAAAGGCCCTCGGCGCGTTTCTGCGCGCGCACCGCGAACGCATCACGCCGGAAATGCTCGGCCTGCCCAGTTCCTCGCGCCGCCGCACCAGCGGCCTGCGGCGCGAAGAGCTGGCGCAAATCAGCGGCATCAGCGCCACCTGGTATACCTGGATCGAACAGGGGCGCGAGGTGTCCATTTCCCCCTTCACGCTGGCGCGCATCGCCAAGGCGCTGCGGCTCGGCCCCGCCGAACGCCACTACCTGTTTACCCTGGCGCGCGTCGCCGACCCCGAGCAGGAAACTCACCGCGAAACCGCCAACGACGGGGTGCTGCAAAGCGTGCACCAGATGACGGTGCCTTGTTACCTGCTGGACGTGACCTGGAACGTCGTCGCCTGGAACCCGCAGGCGGCGGCGCTGTTCAGCGGCTGGCTGGATGTGGCCAACAGCCCCAACCTGCTGCACTTCATGTTCTTCCACCCGCTGGCGAAAACGCTGGTCAGCGATTGGGAAGAACGTGCCCGCCGCGTGGTGGCCGAATTCCGCGCCGAAACCAGCCACCATCAAAACACCGAAGAGATGCGCGCCTTCGTGCGCAACATGACGCACAACAGCGCGGACTTTAATCACTGGTGGAAACAGCATGACGTGATGGCGCGCGAAGGCGGCGAGCGCGCGTTCGAGCACCCTCAGCAAGGTACGCTGCGCTATCGCCAGCTCACCTTCCACCCGGCGGAGCACGGCGGCCTGAAGCTGGTGATGCTGATCCCGCTGCCGTAA
- a CDS encoding pirin family protein, with protein sequence MKKILGIHNSPEAHWVGNGFLVNSLFSYNDLGAEMSPFLLLDHAAPTKFRSASGTRGVGQHPHRGFETVTIVYQGEVEHRDSTGSGGVIGPGDVQWMTAASGILHEEFHSREFSRKGGTMEMVQLWVNLPAKDKMAEPGYQTLLNADIPVVPLADGAGQVRVIAGDFGGHAGPARTFSPLNVWDMKLNAGHTTTLTVKEGHTLALVMLHGAILVNGEEVVRETQMVRFDRAGDSITIEANNDVALLVLSGEPIDEPIVGYGPFVMNSDAEIQQAFRDFNSGKFGSMNAEASAG encoded by the coding sequence ATGAAAAAAATCCTCGGTATTCACAACAGCCCGGAAGCACATTGGGTCGGTAACGGTTTCCTGGTGAATTCGCTGTTCTCTTATAACGATTTGGGGGCGGAAATGAGCCCGTTCCTGCTGCTTGATCACGCGGCGCCAACCAAATTCCGCTCTGCCTCCGGCACCCGCGGCGTGGGTCAGCATCCGCATCGCGGTTTTGAAACGGTGACCATCGTCTATCAAGGCGAAGTGGAACACCGCGACTCGACCGGCAGCGGCGGGGTGATTGGCCCCGGCGACGTCCAGTGGATGACCGCCGCCTCCGGCATTCTGCACGAAGAGTTCCATTCGCGGGAGTTCTCGCGCAAGGGCGGCACCATGGAAATGGTGCAGCTGTGGGTCAACCTGCCGGCCAAGGACAAAATGGCCGAGCCGGGTTACCAGACGCTGCTGAACGCCGATATTCCGGTGGTTCCGCTGGCGGACGGCGCAGGGCAGGTGCGGGTGATCGCCGGGGACTTCGGCGGCCACGCAGGCCCGGCACGCACTTTCAGCCCGCTCAACGTGTGGGATATGAAGCTGAATGCCGGCCACACCACCACGCTGACGGTGAAAGAAGGCCATACGCTGGCGTTGGTGATGCTGCACGGTGCGATCCTGGTCAACGGCGAAGAGGTGGTGCGCGAAACCCAAATGGTGCGTTTCGACCGGGCGGGGGATTCGATCACGATTGAAGCCAACAACGACGTCGCGCTGCTGGTGCTGAGCGGCGAACCGATCGATGAGCCTATCGTCGGCTACGGCCCGTTCGTCATGAACAGCGACGCGGAAATCCAGCAGGCGTTCCGCGATTTCAACAGCGGCAAGTTCGGCAGCATGAACGCCGAAGCAAGCGCCGGCTGA
- the aqpZ gene encoding aquaporin Z, producing MSKRLFAEFFGTFWLVFGGCGSAVLAAAFPQLGIGFLGVALAFGLTVVTMAYAVGHISGGHFNPAITVGLFAGGRFAAKDVIPYVIAQVIGGIAAAAVLYLIASGKAGFDATAGGFASNGYGEHSPGGYSLQSAIVIELVLTAFFLIVIHGVTDKRAPAGFAPLAIGLTLTLIHLISIPVTNTSVNPARSTGVAIFQGTWALQQLWVFWLVPLVGGIIGGLIYRCLLEDKK from the coding sequence ATGTCAAAGCGACTTTTTGCCGAATTTTTTGGCACATTTTGGTTGGTGTTTGGTGGTTGTGGTAGCGCAGTATTAGCAGCGGCATTCCCACAGCTGGGTATTGGTTTCCTCGGCGTTGCGCTCGCTTTCGGTCTGACCGTGGTGACGATGGCCTATGCCGTCGGCCATATTTCCGGCGGGCACTTTAACCCGGCGATCACCGTCGGCTTATTCGCCGGCGGCCGTTTCGCGGCGAAAGACGTGATCCCTTACGTTATCGCTCAGGTGATCGGCGGTATCGCCGCAGCGGCGGTGCTGTATTTGATCGCCAGCGGCAAAGCCGGTTTCGACGCCACCGCAGGCGGTTTCGCCTCCAACGGTTACGGCGAACACTCTCCGGGCGGTTATTCTCTGCAATCAGCAATCGTGATTGAACTGGTACTGACCGCCTTCTTCCTGATCGTTATTCATGGCGTGACCGACAAACGCGCGCCGGCAGGCTTCGCCCCGCTGGCGATCGGCCTGACGCTGACCCTGATCCACCTGATCAGCATCCCGGTGACCAACACCTCCGTCAACCCGGCGCGCAGCACCGGCGTAGCGATCTTCCAGGGCACCTGGGCGCTGCAGCAGCTGTGGGTATTCTGGCTGGTGCCGCTGGTCGGCGGCATTATCGGCGGCCTGATCTACCGCTGCCTGCTGGAAGACAAAAAATAA
- a CDS encoding YdgH/BhsA/McbA-like domain containing protein, with the protein MKLIPSIAAVLIAAASFSTFAAPLSSVKQVNSEQAANLQSLGVVSVSGISGSPHDAIHALKEKAAADGAGHYRIIGLDTPGDSSNWRGNAEIYR; encoded by the coding sequence ATGAAACTTATCCCAAGCATCGCAGCAGTATTGATCGCCGCCGCTTCCTTCTCCACTTTCGCCGCGCCGCTGTCGTCGGTGAAACAGGTCAACAGCGAACAGGCCGCCAATCTGCAAAGCCTCGGCGTGGTGTCGGTTTCCGGCATTAGCGGCTCACCGCATGACGCCATTCACGCCCTGAAAGAAAAAGCCGCGGCGGACGGCGCCGGCCATTACCGCATTATCGGTCTGGACACCCCCGGGGATTCCAGCAACTGGCGCGGCAATGCGGAAATTTATCGCTAA
- a CDS encoding LysR family transcriptional regulator, with protein MLTDLNDLFFFASVVDHQGFAPAGRALGIPKSKLSRRVALLEERLGVRLIQRSTRRFSVTEVGQNYYAHCKAMLVEAEAAQQAIEQTRAEPCGTVRMSCPVAILHTRVGSMVAAFMADYPKVTVHLEATNRRVDVVGEGLDLAIRVRPPPLEDSDLVLKILAQRTWCVAASPALVRTLGPAHAPEDLRKYPTLDLGPARAQHQWRLTGPQGERVEWEHTPRLVTDDMLMLRTAAIAGAGIVQLPAMMMRDDMLRGELVQLLPGWQPQGGVVHAVYPSRRGLLPAVRLLLDYLGEQFTSIEEE; from the coding sequence ATGCTGACCGATCTGAACGATCTGTTTTTCTTCGCCAGCGTGGTCGATCACCAGGGATTCGCCCCCGCCGGCCGGGCGTTGGGCATTCCCAAATCCAAGCTCAGCCGCCGCGTGGCGCTGCTGGAAGAGCGGCTGGGCGTGCGCCTGATCCAGCGCTCGACGCGGCGTTTCTCGGTGACCGAGGTCGGCCAAAACTATTACGCGCACTGCAAGGCGATGCTGGTGGAAGCGGAAGCGGCGCAGCAGGCGATCGAACAGACGCGCGCCGAGCCCTGCGGCACGGTGCGCATGTCCTGCCCGGTGGCGATCCTGCACACCCGCGTCGGCAGCATGGTGGCGGCCTTTATGGCCGACTATCCGAAGGTGACGGTGCATCTGGAAGCGACCAACCGCCGGGTGGACGTGGTGGGGGAAGGGTTGGATCTGGCGATCCGCGTGCGGCCGCCGCCGCTGGAAGACAGCGATCTGGTGCTGAAGATCCTGGCGCAGCGCACCTGGTGCGTCGCCGCCAGCCCGGCGCTGGTGCGTACCCTCGGGCCGGCGCACGCGCCGGAAGACCTGCGTAAATACCCGACGCTCGATCTCGGCCCCGCGCGCGCTCAGCACCAATGGCGGCTGACCGGCCCGCAGGGTGAACGGGTGGAGTGGGAACACACGCCGCGGCTGGTCACCGACGACATGCTGATGCTGCGCACCGCCGCCATCGCCGGCGCCGGCATCGTTCAGCTGCCGGCGATGATGATGCGCGACGACATGCTGCGCGGCGAACTGGTCCAGCTGCTGCCCGGCTGGCAGCCGCAGGGCGGCGTGGTGCATGCGGTTTACCCGTCGCGCCGCGGGCTGCTGCCGGCGGTAAGGCTGCTGCTCGATTATCTGGGCGAGCAGTTCACCAGCATCGAAGAGGAGTGA
- a CDS encoding esterase-like activity of phytase family protein, translated as MKIKSLSLLLASLFPVFTYAADIEVARYVVGFPGGERVAYQGAFAKNFPQGLPVGIGSGLTFNSKQGDDLVLTTLTDRGPNADAPAVGKQEAKIFANPQFVPLLMDIRIGGGKAVAENARPLHDEKGPISGLPLPGELIGSTNEVALNDALQPLSGDRRGLDTEGIIGDGNGGYWLCDEYGPFLIHVDGKGKILAKYGPTPQAGEQAVASGLPNILKWRQPNRGFEGLTRMPDGRILAAVQSTLDVEGKSKNKAQFIRLVSFDPRSGKTAMYGYPIDIDSYKKAKDAKIGDVVALDNQRVLLIEQGSDKDKTMINKIYLVDLAQASDLSAFDDQGKALEFDDAKELAKRGVKLAQKREVADLRQLGWRQEKAEGLALIDDRTLAVINDNDFGLQAKLVDASPKSKKIGDYQLEKEGRLSLDGDKTDARIELRPLEQPESLSELWVLTLPHPLK; from the coding sequence ATGAAAATAAAATCGCTCTCCCTGCTGTTGGCTTCACTGTTTCCTGTATTCACCTACGCTGCCGACATTGAGGTGGCGCGTTATGTGGTCGGCTTTCCCGGCGGGGAACGCGTCGCGTATCAGGGGGCGTTCGCCAAGAATTTCCCGCAGGGGCTGCCGGTGGGGATCGGCTCAGGGCTGACGTTCAACAGCAAGCAGGGCGACGATCTGGTGCTGACGACGCTGACCGATCGCGGCCCGAATGCCGATGCCCCTGCGGTGGGCAAGCAAGAAGCCAAGATTTTCGCCAATCCGCAATTCGTGCCCCTGTTGATGGACATTCGTATTGGCGGCGGCAAGGCCGTGGCCGAGAATGCGCGGCCCTTGCATGACGAAAAAGGGCCGATCAGCGGGCTGCCGCTGCCGGGCGAGCTGATTGGTTCCACGAACGAAGTGGCGTTGAATGACGCGCTGCAACCGCTGTCCGGCGATCGCCGCGGGTTGGATACCGAAGGCATCATCGGTGACGGCAACGGCGGCTATTGGCTGTGTGACGAGTACGGCCCGTTTCTGATCCATGTCGACGGCAAAGGCAAAATTCTTGCCAAATACGGCCCAACGCCGCAGGCCGGCGAGCAGGCGGTGGCGAGCGGTTTACCGAACATCCTGAAGTGGCGCCAGCCCAACCGCGGTTTTGAGGGGCTGACCCGAATGCCGGATGGGCGCATTCTGGCGGCGGTGCAGAGCACGCTGGATGTCGAGGGCAAAAGCAAAAACAAGGCGCAGTTTATCCGGCTGGTGAGCTTCGATCCGCGCAGTGGCAAAACCGCCATGTACGGCTATCCCATCGATATCGACAGCTATAAAAAAGCCAAAGACGCCAAGATTGGCGATGTGGTGGCGTTGGACAACCAGCGCGTCCTGTTGATTGAACAGGGAAGCGATAAAGATAAGACGATGATCAACAAGATCTATCTGGTGGATCTCGCGCAGGCCAGCGATCTGAGCGCGTTTGACGACCAGGGGAAAGCGCTGGAGTTCGACGATGCGAAAGAGCTCGCCAAACGCGGCGTGAAGCTGGCGCAGAAACGGGAAGTGGCGGATCTGCGCCAGTTGGGCTGGCGCCAGGAGAAAGCCGAAGGGTTGGCGCTGATCGACGATCGCACGCTGGCGGTGATCAACGACAACGATTTCGGCTTGCAGGCCAAGCTGGTGGATGCGTCGCCAAAGAGCAAGAAAATCGGCGACTACCAGTTGGAGAAAGAAGGGCGGCTGAGCCTCGACGGCGACAAGACCGACGCCCGCATCGAATTGCGCCCGCTGGAGCAGCCGGAGTCGCTGAGCGAGCTCTGGGTGCTCACCTTGCCGCACCCCTTGAAGTGA
- the ycaC gene encoding isochorismate family cysteine hydrolase YcaC, whose protein sequence is MTANYKRLDKDQAAVLLVDHQAGLLSLVRDIDPDRFKNNVLALGDLAKYFNLPTILTTSFENGPNGPLVPELKAQFPDAPFIPRPGQINAWDNDDFVKAVKATGRKQLIIAGVVTEVCVAFPALSALNEGFEVFVVTDASGTFNELTRQSAWSRMEAAGAQLMTWFGVACELHRDWRNDIEGLGTLFSNHIPDYRNLMTSYNTLTNGK, encoded by the coding sequence ATGACTGCAAATTACAAGCGCCTCGACAAGGACCAGGCCGCCGTATTGCTGGTGGATCATCAGGCAGGGCTGCTTTCGCTGGTGCGCGATATCGATCCCGATCGGTTTAAAAACAACGTGCTGGCGCTGGGTGATTTAGCGAAGTACTTCAATCTGCCGACCATTCTCACCACCAGTTTCGAAAACGGCCCCAACGGCCCGCTGGTGCCGGAACTGAAAGCCCAATTCCCCGATGCTCCCTTCATTCCTCGCCCTGGCCAAATCAACGCCTGGGATAATGACGACTTCGTCAAGGCGGTAAAAGCCACCGGCCGTAAACAGCTGATCATCGCCGGCGTAGTGACCGAAGTGTGCGTGGCATTCCCGGCGCTGTCGGCGCTCAATGAAGGCTTTGAGGTCTTTGTGGTGACCGACGCCTCCGGCACCTTCAATGAGCTGACGCGTCAGTCGGCCTGGAGCCGCATGGAAGCCGCCGGCGCGCAGCTGATGACCTGGTTCGGCGTCGCCTGCGAACTGCACCGCGACTGGCGCAACGACATCGAAGGCCTGGGCACGCTGTTCTCCAACCATATCCCGGACTACCGCAATCTGATGACCAGCTATAACACGCTGACGAACGGTAAGTAA
- a CDS encoding DUF2076 domain-containing protein: protein MQSEEQRLIDGLFGRLKEAETKTGPRDLQAEQQINQHIREQPSAPYYMAQAMIIQEAALKQMDQRVKELETQVAQLQQTANGQQSSGGFLAGLFGGGSRNTPSPREQYQAQQQNTAAWNNAQQGGYAQPQQPAYAQPQQAAPSRAGGFLGGALQTAAGVAGGVVLADMLTGMFRHSQPQEIVNIIEETPAPLDDSAMRNFDASNNLDTFNSGDGGSFLNQDNGFQNANYQDDQDYADDDYNDDDDSFL from the coding sequence ATGCAATCCGAAGAACAACGCCTTATCGATGGTCTGTTTGGCCGCCTGAAAGAAGCCGAGACCAAGACGGGCCCACGGGATCTCCAGGCAGAACAGCAAATCAATCAGCATATTCGCGAGCAGCCTTCCGCCCCTTATTACATGGCGCAGGCGATGATCATTCAGGAAGCGGCGCTCAAGCAGATGGACCAGCGGGTCAAAGAGCTGGAAACCCAGGTTGCGCAGCTGCAGCAAACCGCCAACGGCCAACAGAGCAGCGGCGGTTTCCTGGCCGGCCTGTTCGGCGGCGGCAGCCGCAATACGCCTAGCCCGCGTGAACAGTATCAGGCGCAGCAGCAAAATACGGCGGCCTGGAACAACGCGCAGCAGGGGGGCTACGCGCAGCCACAGCAGCCAGCCTACGCCCAACCGCAGCAGGCGGCGCCTTCACGCGCCGGCGGCTTCCTGGGAGGCGCCTTGCAAACGGCGGCGGGCGTCGCCGGCGGCGTGGTATTGGCCGACATGCTGACCGGCATGTTCCGCCATTCGCAGCCGCAGGAAATCGTGAACATTATCGAAGAAACCCCGGCGCCGCTGGACGACAGCGCGATGCGCAATTTCGACGCCTCCAACAACCTTGATACCTTCAACAGCGGCGACGGCGGCAGCTTCCTGAATCAGGACAACGGCTTCCAGAACGCCAACTACCAGGACGACCAGGACTACGCCGACGACGATTACAACGACGACGACGATTCCTTCCTGTAA